A single genomic interval of Homo sapiens chromosome 15, GRCh38.p14 Primary Assembly harbors:
- the MAN2C1 gene encoding alpha-mannosidase 2C1 isoform 4 (isoform 4 is encoded by transcript variant 4): MAAAPALKHWRTTLERVEKFVSPLYFTDCNLRGRLFGASCPVAVLSSFLTPERLPYQEAVQRDFRPAQVGDSFGPTWWTCWFRVELTIPEAWVGQEVHLCWESDGEGLVWRDGEPVQGLTKEGEKTSYVLTDRLGERDPRSLTLYVEVACNGLLGAGKGSMIAAPDPEKMFQLSRAELAVFHRDVHMLLVDLELLLGIAKAQQLEWVKSRYPGLYSRIQEFACRGQFVPVGGTWVEMDGNLPSGEAMVRQFLQGQNFFLQEFGKMCSEFWLPDTFGYSAQLPQIMHGCGIRRFLTQKLSWNLVNSFPHHTFFWEGLDGSRVLVHFPPGDSYGMQGSVEEVLKTVANNRDKGRANHSAFLFGFGDGGGGPTQTMLDRLKRLSNTDGLPRVQLSSPRQLFSALESDSEQLCTWVGELFLELHNGTYTTHAQIKKGNRECERILHDVELLSSLALARSAQFLYPAAQLQHLWRLLLLNQFHDVVTGSCIQMVAEEAMCHYEDIRSHGNTLLSAAAAALCAGEPGPEGLLIVNTLPWKRIEVMALPKPGGAHSLALVTVPSMGYAPVPPPTSLQPLLPQQPVFVVQETDGSVTLDNGIIRVKLDPTGRLTSLVLVASGREAIAEGAVGNQFVLFDDVPLYWDAWDVMDYHLETRKPVLGQAGTLAVGTEGGLRGSAWFLLQISPNSRLSQEVVLDVGCPYVRFHTEVHWHEAHKFLKVEFPARVRSSQATYEIQFGHLQRPTHYNTSWDWARFEVWAHRWMDLSEHGFGLALLNDCKYGASVRGSILSLSLLRAPKAPDATADTGRHEFTYALMPHKGSFQDAGVIQAAYSLNFPLLALPAPSPAPATSWSAFSVSSPAVVLETVKQAESSPQRRSLVLRLYEAHGSHVDCWLHLSLPVQEAILCDLLERPDPAGHLTLRDNRLKLTFSPFQVLSLLLVLQPPPH; the protein is encoded by the exons ATGGCGGCTGCGCCGGCCTTGAAGCACTGGCGCACCACGCTGGAGCGGGTGGAGAAGTTCGTGTCGCCGCTCTACTTTACCGACTGTAACCTCCGCGGCAG GCTTTTTGGGGCCAGCTGCCCTGTGGCTGTGCTCTCCAGCTTCCTGACGCCGGAGAGACTTCCCTACCAGGAGGCAGTCCAGCGGGACTTCCGCCCCGCGCAGGTCGGCGACAGCTTCGGACCCAC ATGGTGGACCTGCTGGTTCCGGGTGGAGCTGACCATCCCAGAGGCATGGGTGGGCCAGGAAGTTCACCTTTGCTGGGAAAGTGATGGAGAAGGTCTGGTGTGGCGTGATGGAGAACCTGTCCAG GGTTTAACCAAAGAGGGTGAGAAGACCAGCTATGTCCTGACTGACAGGCTGGGGGAAAGAGACCCCCGAAG CCTCACTCTCTATGTGGAAGTAGCCTGCAATGGGCTCCTGGGGGCCGGGAAGGGAAGCATGATTGCAGCCCCTGACCCTGAGAAGATGTTCCAGCTGAGCCGGGCTGAGCTAGCTGTGTTCCACCGGGATGTCCACATGCTCCTGGTGGATCTGGAGCTGCTGCTGGGCATAGCCAAG GCGCAGCAGCTGGAATGGGTGAAGAGCCGCTACCCTGGCCTGTACTCCCGCATCCAGGAGTTTGCGTGCCGTGGGCAGTTTGTGCCTGTGGGGGGCACCTGGGTGGAGATG GATGGGAACCTGCCCAGTGGAGAGGCCATGGTGAGGCAGTTTTTGCAGGGCCAGAACTTCTTTCTGCAGGAGTTTGGGAAGATGTGCTCTGAG TTCTGGCTGCCGGACACCTTTGGCTACTCAGCACAGCTCCCCCAGATCATGCACGGCTGTGGCATCAGGCGCTTTCTCACCCAGAAATTGAGCTGGAATTTGGTGAACTCCTTCCCA CACCATACATTTTTCTGGGAGGGCCTGGATGGCTCCCGTGTACTGGTCCACTTCCCACCTGGCGACTCCTATGGGATGCAGGGCAGCGTGGAGGAG GTGCTGAAGACCGTGGCCAACAACCGGGACAAGGGGCGGGCCAACCACAGTGCCTTCCTCTTTGGctttggggatgggggtggtggcCCCACCCAGACCATGCTGGACCGCCTGAAGCGCCTGAGCAATACGGATGGGCTGCCCAG GGTGCAGCTATCTTCTCCAAGACAGCTCTTCTCAGCACTGGAGAGTGACTCAGAGCAGCTGTGCACGTGGGTTGGGGAGCTCTTCTTGGAGCTGCACAATGGCACATACACCACCCATGCCCAG ATCAAGAAGGGGAACCGGGAATGTGAGCGGATCCTGCACGACGTGGAGCTGCTCAGTAGCCTGGCCCTGGCCCGCAGTGCCCAGTTCCTATACCCAGCAGCCCAGCTGCAGCACCTCTGGAG GCTCCTTCTTCTGAACCAGTTCCATGATGTGGTGACTGGAAGCTGCATCCAGATGGTGGCAGAGGAAGCCATGTGCCATTATGAAG ACATCCGTTCCCATGGCAATACACTGCTCAGCGCTGCAGCCGCAGCCCTGTGTGCTGGGGAGCCAGGTCCTGAGGGCCTCCTCATCGTCAACACACTGCCCTGGAAGCGGATCGAAGTGATGGCCCTGCCCAAACCGGGCGGGGCCCACAGCCTAG CCCTGGTGACAGTGCCCAGCATGGGCTATGCTCCTgttcctccccccacctcactgcagcccctgctgcCCCAGCAGCCTGTGTTCGTAGTGCAAGAG ACTGATGGCTCCGTGACTCTGGACAATGGCATCATCCGAGTGAAGCTGGACCCAACTGGTCGCCTGACGTCCTTGGTCCTGGTGGCCTCTGGCAG GGAGGCCATTGCTGAGGGCGCCGTGGGGAACCAGTTTGTGCTATTTGATGATGTCCCCTTGTACTGGGATGCATGGGACGTCATGGACTACCACCTGGAGACACG GAAGCCTGTGCTGGGCCAGGCAGGGACCCTGGCAGTGGGCACCGAGGGCGGCCTGCGGGGCAGCGCCTGGTTCTTGCTACAGATCAGCCCCAACAGTCGGCTTAGCCAGGAGGTTGTGCTGGACGTTGGCTGCCCCTATGTCCGCTTCCACACCGAG GTACACTGGCATGAGGCCCACAAGTTCCTGAAGGTGGAGTTCCCTGCTCGCGTGCGGAGTTCCCAGGCCACCTATGAGATCCAGTTTGGGCACCTGCAGCGACCTACCCACTACAATACCTCTTGGGACTGGGCTCGATTTGAG GTGTGGGCCCATCGCTGGATGGATCTGTCAGAACACGGCTTTGGGCTGGCCCTGCTCAACGACTGCAAGTATGGCGCGTCAGTGCGAGGCAGCATCCTCAGCCTCTCGCT CTTGCGGGCGCCTAAAGCCCCGGACGCTACTGCTGACACGGGGCGCCACGAGTTCACCTATGCACTGATGCCGCACAAGG GCTCTTTCCAGGATGCTGGCGTTATCCAAGCTGCCTACAGCCTAAACTTCCCCCTGTTGGCTCTGCCAGCCCCCAGCCCAGCGCCCGCCACCTCCTGGAGTGCGTTTTCCGTGTCTTCACCCGCGGTCGTATTGGAGACCGTCAAGCAG GCGGAGAGCAGCCCCCAGCGCCGCTCGCTGGTCCTGAGGCTGTATGAGGCCCACGGCAGCCACGTGGACTGCTGGCTGCACTTGTCGCTGCCGGTTCAGGAGGCCATCCT CTGCGATCTCTTGGAGCGACCAGACCCTGCTGGCCACTTGACCCTTCGGGACAACCGCCTGAAGCTCACCTTTTCTCCCTTCCAAGTGCTGTCCCTGTtgctcgtgcttcagcctccgcCACACTGA